In a genomic window of Nocardia fluminea:
- a CDS encoding 4a-hydroxytetrahydrobiopterin dehydratase, translating into MGTPLLSAPELTIAMATLPEWSRDGDAITRTVQAPSFLAGIETVRKVAAAAEAADHHPDIDIRWRTLRFTLSTHSAGGLTTLDTAMAHTIDDLVG; encoded by the coding sequence ATGGGTACTCCGTTGCTCTCCGCTCCCGAACTCACCATCGCCATGGCCACTCTGCCGGAGTGGTCCCGCGACGGTGACGCGATCACCCGCACCGTGCAGGCGCCGAGCTTCCTCGCGGGCATCGAGACGGTTCGCAAGGTCGCCGCGGCGGCCGAGGCGGCCGATCATCATCCCGATATCGATATCCGTTGGCGCACACTGCGTTTCACGCTGAGTACGCATTCGGCGGGTGGGCTCACCACGCTCGATACGGCGATGGCGCACACCATCGACGACCTCGTCGGCTGA